From the genome of Solanum dulcamara chromosome 12, daSolDulc1.2, whole genome shotgun sequence:
TTTATTAAGTGCAAATAAATAAGGCCTAAATGTCCTAACATTTAAGATTTTAAACCAAGTACAATACATGTACTCATACttcaaataatgaaaatttcttTTTGAATGTAGAACTAATTgaactaataaatatattatattattacttattatttaatttaaagtcttaaatattaaataatttaaattacaaTTTTATACTAAGACAATAACTAATTGAGTACAATGTTTGTTTTAAGTATTTAGATAGATATAATATTTATGTTAACGtcaattgtaattttttcataatttatttttgtatataattttattgattgacGTGAGCTATACGTGCAAAATACGTACCTAAAATTTAACTtattaaaactttaaaattaataGTTCACCTTATACAAATCTTTCTTTATAAAATTTGGGTATTTGATATTTAACCCATGGACTCACGAATTTATTAATATGAGGGATGTTTTATGTCGAAGCTAAATAGCATACTACAACATCAATTTAGTAGTTATAACCAATAAATTTTTTAGTTCTATTAATTtagtagaaaaaagaaaataatcgaGTAACAAGACTCTTATTAAATTTAGGAGTTCTTAAATCTTAATAATTAGGACTTTAAAtaagtaaaattatattttcgTGCATAAAAGAACATCTTTAGTGGAAAACTTACTTTTGTTTAAGTATGAATATATGTAACTTTAGTGACAATTATTGTCGTCACTAATTAAACCAAAACATTATTGACAAGGTAGTTTTGTCGGTATTAATATATTTGCTAGCATATATATGAGACTAGTAACTCAAATGAACATGCATGCCTGATAGATACCAACCAGACCTTAAGGtgttttttttatgtgtgtgaATGGAGAACTAATGAATGAATATGCTGAATGAAACTAATTATCGACTATCATGGgaactaataaaatataatgagaATCAGACATCCCAAACTACTTCGATTCGAGTTGTGCAGGTGCACTGTTGTTGAACTCGAGGGTTGGAGAGGGGAAGGTAGGGTCTTTATGTAAATAATAAAGCTTGaggattttaaaattaatgttattaacattaattttaaaattgtcACATCTATTCAATAATTAAAACTTGTGTcattttttgaaacttttttgtCACCCATAATTTCTTTCCCCGGAGCTGAGCAAATGTTATTTGCACGAGTGTAATTAAGAACATAATCCACACCCTGTGAAAAAGGAGAAATACTCATTAGTCAATAGCCATGTTTTCAAAGAGCATCCAGTAAGTAATATGAGACTTACTATAGTGAAACGTATATCTCATGTAGCTCAAAGACAGAGAGAATTCGATGAACTGAAAGCCGTGCTCATTTAGGATCTATACTTTTAAAAACTATGAGAGACTTACCATAGTGTAACGTATAAATCTTATATTAGAAGTAAACTGCTGGTTCAAGAGCTCCAGGGAGAATTATTTTACATAAATAACGCCTTCCTCATCTGGTTCATCTCCCTCCCAGTCCTCCTCATCATCAATTTGGTCTGATACTTATGGTTGTTAATTTTTATCACCTCGAGAATATGCATTCCCTTTCTCGCTCTCATCTCTTATCGTTTCAGTATTGCAATAACCTTAAAGGAGTTTACTAAACAGTTAAGCATGACTGCACAATGTTGATTATAAATTGCACTCAAGCAAAACAAGCCAATGGCTCTTCCTCACACCCTCTAAGAAAGGACCTAAAATTTAAGAGCCCTCAAGAATATATTCAACATTCAAATCCTTAAAAGTCATGTTGCTCGGACTCGGAAGTGGGTACCCGATATAGGTGTGGATTTAGAGGTCGGATTCTTCATCACATAAATTTTAGGATTTGGGAAGTGGAGATCCAAGTACAGATACGGGTTCGAGTAACATAGCCTAAAACTGAAGAAGTGATTTACTTCTATGCTATATAGTTGTCCAGAAAGTCATGCTGCTGATTTTTATTTAAACAAGAATCGTAACAGGATCGACCTACAAATGCTAGAACCAATGAACTTTGGACATCATTTGCGTGAATAGAGAAGACAGAAAAATGAAGGCACACCATAACAACATATATAGCCAGTGCAAGGCACTTACCCCTAACTTTGTAAGGCACACCATATGATTCACTATAATGTTATTGCACATAACTCGAGACTATAATTCTTCAACCAATTGGTGCTGATTGataattctctctcttttttttaactTGGCTTTCCTGCAAGAGACTACTAATTTAGTAATTCATCAAGTTATATTTATAGCATTATGCAAATTCCAATAAGTGGTGGATATGCCAAATGAACCTGAGATGTGATAAGCACAAATTTGATATCTTTCATCTTATCAACAAGATAATTTTGGTCAGAGATTTATAATTATTGCTTAGCCATCCCATCAATAGGGGCTAGTCCAAGTAAAAGGTTTAGATCTCACAACGTAAAGTATTGGTAGGCACGATAACCAGAAGTAAAAGCAACAGACGGAgagaaaaatcaaaagaaaatgcAGGAAAAGTTAATTGCCATTGAAGTCATGAAATAAACACAAGTATCCCCAATCTAATAGCAATTCTAACACACAAAAAGATAAGAATTTCTCATCCTGCTTCCACATTCAAGTGACTCATCCTCAATGAAACGAATCTCAGGAGTTAGTCGCAACTTCATTCGCTTCCCTAGCTCACTCCGAACATATTTGGCTTTTGACTTCAAACCAGAAATTGACACCTCCTTTCCTCTTTCATCTCCAAAAACAGAGACATAGACTTTAACGATCTAAAGTAGACCAGATGTAAATTTGTTAGATAACACACACATCATGCTCGGAGATCTCAAACCAGAGTAACCTATTCAATTTCTTCAGTTGGCAATTTTGTCCAAAAAGAAATGACCAAGTTGTAACAAATAAACAcacttaaaacaaaaaaaaactcttttcaaaattaattatctcATCTCCCATATTTCCTTGCCAACCGCAGATTACTCTATATAGTGACATAACTGATGGGCAGATACAACTGACAAGTTAATCCTGAGAAAGATAAACTTGGAGATTGGGTTCTTCTAGTCAGTTTCTCTTGGATGGTGATGATCCAAGCAGTGTGATTACTCGGTAGATGTAATACTATCCTCAACCTCATACAATGAAAACATatgtaattattattttccttaaaatgtTTAAAGACAGATCTTTATGCTCACTAGTGTGGAAACTAGGGGATAACACCAGCTTTAAAGTAAGACTAGTGAAGTAGTTACTTTCAGCTAATGGAACCACTTAAAACATCAGGATAGAGAAAGACACAACTTAGTTTAAGTGGTCAAATTCCACAGAGCAAGACGGTTGTCTGTGTTTCATCGTCAATGAGATATGAATTTGCAACTGGAAATGGTGAAAACACCTTTTTGTTTTATTCCTAAGCTTCTTATTATGAAAATATCTCCAAGACAAAATTTCTCTAAGCATCCACATGACATTAACAACTCCATTTGTTAGGCATTCAAGAATTACTTCACAAAGTAACTAATTGACCATCAGAAAACTTAAACATTAGATTCAGAGACAGAAAACAGAAAGTAGTGAATAAACTTTAATCCAGCTAATTCCTCGAAAGAGACCTGAAAAAAACGGAACGAATAAGATCTCTTTGCAAAGATGATAAAAAGAACTTCATTATGGCGATTAACTAAACATAAAGCAACAGATCGTTTGCCTACATAATGCTTGTAAGATCCCCATTGGGTGCTCATTAAAAAATGATCAGGCTGCATCACTATATCTACGGAAATAGGCCAAACAAAGAAAAACATATCATATGAACCAGCTGTGAAATATGCACCACTTGAATAATTAGTTCTATGAGCATCTAAATCTTATGCATCATAAAGCTTCTTTACGTTCATGTATGACCAACTAATGTATGGAGCTTTCTACTTTCTCCTCCACCGACTTCAACTCCGTTTTGAGAAAACCATACTGTACTAAGCTTGTCATTAATTTAGCGCTTGAGAAAAGCATTTAGCAAGTAAAGAAGCTTCTCTAGATTACTTCAAAAAACCTGAGAGTCACATGGCAAGCCACCTATATTTCTGAGTATCTGCTTAAGCCATGTATCTGTTGGGGGAGGaaacaccacaactaaagtttaatattataataaataatgaaaataaattagacacgagaattttacgtggaaacccctcaaacagatagaggagaAAACcatggggtagaaggatcttactatgataatatgagagtacactgctctcaaatataaggcaaaaacaataattaatagTTCTTTcttataaaaggaacaactcacttAAAAGGACactcaaaactacaatatttatcttggtgtataactctctttgtgttcttacacttttggattgtattttttttatgggataatctaaatgagggcaagaggtcatctatttatagaaaattaGAAACACGTAAAATTCGCGTATTGCACCTTCCTTTTTGACTATGTGTTCAAAACGCATTTTGTagtatttgactatcttgcattctcctacttgaagatttaattgagaatcaattaagtcttcacaccatcatTTCTACCCAATTattgcaatgttacgtttctgttAGGCCAACAGAAGATCGACACCGTATAAACttattactgttgatcggcttcgtaaacatatctgctaggttatcattagtgtgaattttctgaatatccataCTACCTTCTttcaccttctcacgaacaaagtgatactgaattCGTATATGCTTtatccttgaatgaaatgccggattctttgcaagatgcaaagcgctctgactgtcacaaaatatagaaaccttctcttgtttgtgcccgagctcctctaGTAACATCTgtatccatattgcctctttgctagcttgtgtagctgctacatattctacTTGTAGCCATGATAGATTACAGTTTTGAAACCCATCTTACAGCTCTttcagcaagagtaaacacataacatGTGGTGGACtttcttttatcaagatcacctacataatctgaatcaacataaccgttaacagtaaagtctgatcttCCACAAAACATTGCAACATCTAAGGTACCCTTGACATATCTCaagatcctcttaacagtattcaaATGCTCTCTACCAGAATTAgtcatgtatcgactaaccactcccactgcttatGCAATGTTaggtcttgtacatatcatGACGAATATTAAACTTTCTACTGTTGATGCATACGGttctcgagacatctccatcctctatgcttcattgctaggactcattcttgaggataacttgaaattaatagaaagtggggtaaaaattgacttacagtcttgtaTCTTGAAGCGtcgcaagattttcttcaagtagttcttttgagaaagccaaatctttctattatttctgtctcggtgaatttgcatccttAGAATcatgtttgctggtcccaagtccttcatttcaaactccctatccaactgtgcctttaagtTTGCGAGatgatctttgttggggcctgctaccaacatgtcatcaacatacaacaacaaaataacaaaattgtcatcaccaaatctcttgtaataaacacaaggatctgaactatgtttgttgtatccaaggcttataatgaaggaatcaaatctcttataccaacatctcgatACCTGTTTGAGATCGTacagagatttgttcaacctacAAACCTAGTTCTCTTtttcctgttcttcaaaaccttctggttggagcatgtaaatttcttcttcaagctctccatgaagaaatatagttttgacatctaactaaTCCAAGTAAAAGTCAAATGTAGCATACATCACCAGGACCACTAGAAttattgtgagtcgaaccaccggagaaaatatctcattgaagtctataccttctttctgagtgaatcctttcaccaccaatcttgcatgaCACTTCTCCACTTGATATATTGCGTTTGATCTTATAGACCCTtttttccaatggccttccttcattgtggaaattgaaaaagatctcatgttttatttttatgaagagcttcaatttcttctcgTATTGCTTTCAGCCACATAGATAATTCTTGGTCTTCCATATCCTCGTGAATAGTTGAAGGCTCTACATcctctgttaatagacagtatgtaACATTtttctccatagaataatctgagtgccaaatTGGTTTTCTTCTCTCCCTAGCTAACCATCGAACTTGTAGAGTCttgatctcagcttgctcttgttttTCATGCTCTGGTGCTGCCTCAGAAAAAACTAgagcttcttctatttctttaacttcaactgtagtagtctctaaTTTTTCTTTCGAAGTGCTACATTCTTTtgcttctatcttattttcaacaaacacaacatccctgttgattaccaccttgcgggcagtgggatcccacaagcgatactcATTGaatccatcagcataccctaagaaaatgcattccctagattttggatccaactttaatttttcttaagtgttgtacataacataagtaagAATTCCGTATATATGTAAGTGAGAATAATCAACTAGTTTttctgtccacatctccattagtattttcagatcaattacggttgatggtgaccgattaaTCTTATAACAGACGGTTTTGACtacttctgcccagaatggtttttccatcCTTGGAGTTTCCAACATAGCTCTTatccgttccaacaaggttttGTTCATACGCTCtgctactctattttgttgtggagtatatacCACCGTGAACTgccttttaataccttcttatttatagaagttatcaaattcatcaccagtgtattctccttcattatctgtcctcaaatatttgatctttttctcagattcaagttccacccgcgctttgaactctttgaaaatCGGAAAAACATCTGTCTTTAATTTGAttagatacacccaacttctcttggagtaattgtcgataaatgacacaaTATTTTGCTCTTCCtagggactccaccggtgcttggcAGACATCAGAGCGGACCAAATCTAATATTTCTTTGCTTTTaacagaggaactgctaaacttcaatctatgttgcttactggtaacacaatgctcacaaaagggtagtgaaacatTTTTGAACcctggaagaagcttttgctcagcaagaatcttcaaacctcgttccgacatatggccaagtttacgatgccacattattgttgattcttcaaatgaatttgccgacgcggttgatgcttatccttcttggtgtgtttcacctttaagcacatatagatttgtagcaagtttttctgctttcatcactacaagcgctccttttgata
Proteins encoded in this window:
- the LOC129875640 gene encoding LOW QUALITY PROTEIN: probable ribosome-binding factor A, chloroplastic (The sequence of the model RefSeq protein was modified relative to this genomic sequence to represent the inferred CDS: substituted 2 bases at 2 genomic stop codons); this encodes MCSAPSIFPAKHIRLRQFKSPDLKASSSVVKGSLIRYMANPRRVKMVAKQIRRELSDMLLTDKVLLYAVLLETSLGANPYLSSLTTISDVKVLIDLQIVKVYVSVFGDERGKEVSISGLKSKAKYVRSELGKRMKLRLTPEIRFIEDESLECGSRIYCNTETIRDESEKGNAYSRGDKNXQPXVSDQIDDEEDWEGDEPDEEGVIYVK